In a genomic window of Chloroflexota bacterium:
- a CDS encoding TRAP transporter large permease subunit has protein sequence MRDVTTACFRSVGFIFLIVAMALSFVSVFIAAGCDKVISSAILSVPGGKWGVFAIVMFIAFIMGFFIDWMGIVFILVPIVTPIAKTLGFDEIWFAMMICVNLQMSFMTPPFAWAIFFLRGQAPPDLGIALTDIIRGVIPYVIMIMICLGLMVAFPQIILWLPNQMIR, from the coding sequence GTGCGTGATGTCACCACGGCATGCTTCAGGTCCGTTGGCTTCATCTTCCTCATCGTGGCCATGGCCCTCTCCTTTGTTAGTGTCTTCATAGCCGCTGGCTGCGACAAAGTAATATCATCGGCCATTCTGTCGGTGCCGGGAGGAAAATGGGGTGTCTTTGCCATAGTGATGTTCATCGCCTTCATTATGGGTTTCTTCATTGACTGGATGGGCATCGTCTTCATTTTAGTCCCCATAGTTACACCTATTGCCAAAACACTGGGTTTTGACGAAATCTGGTTCGCCATGATGATCTGCGTTAACCTTCAGATGTCCTTCATGACCCCGCCTTTCGCCTGGGCTATATTCTTCCTGAGGGGTCAAGCCCCACCTGATTTAGGCATAGCTCTGACTGACATCATACGAGGGGTAATCCCGTATGTTATTATGATAATGATCTGCCTCGGGCTCATGGTCGCTTTCCCTCAGATAATCCTCTGGTTACCCAATCAGATGATCAGATAG
- a CDS encoding alpha/beta hydrolase yields MPKAFVNGVNLHYEVTGKGFPLILGHEFCADLESWDHQVRFLQRRYQVITYNARGWPPSDVPSSPSDYSWEHGVEDLHQLLRHLDIKEAYIGGLSLGGYVSLAFGSAHPEMARGLILAATGAGAFFDKETRKEWERLQEGHAHKIETEGMHKLKDEYAYEANRIQLRHKDPKGWEKYYEALGRHSDIGSANTIRRFIIPRPTIYELEPQLKKIDLPTLILTGDEDQPCVEPGIFMKQNMLNSGLVVFPKSGHTINVEEPELFNWSLLDFLTSVDAESW; encoded by the coding sequence ATGCCAAAAGCATTTGTCAACGGGGTCAATCTACACTATGAAGTGACGGGAAAGGGTTTCCCACTCATCCTGGGCCACGAGTTCTGCGCCGATCTGGAATCCTGGGACCACCAGGTGAGATTTCTACAAAGGCGCTATCAAGTTATCACCTACAATGCCAGAGGATGGCCGCCGTCCGATGTACCAAGCAGTCCCTCAGATTATTCCTGGGAACACGGCGTCGAAGACCTGCATCAGCTCCTGCGCCATTTAGATATCAAGGAAGCCTATATCGGTGGGCTCTCCCTCGGGGGCTATGTGAGCCTGGCTTTCGGCAGCGCCCACCCGGAAATGGCCAGGGGGTTGATTCTGGCCGCCACCGGAGCCGGCGCCTTCTTCGATAAGGAAACCCGGAAAGAGTGGGAACGTCTGCAAGAAGGCCATGCGCATAAGATAGAAACCGAGGGCATGCATAAGCTAAAGGATGAATACGCTTATGAAGCGAACCGAATCCAGCTCCGCCACAAAGACCCCAAAGGATGGGAGAAGTATTACGAGGCGCTGGGCCGCCATTCCGATATCGGCTCAGCCAATACTATCCGGCGTTTTATCATCCCGAGGCCGACCATCTACGAGCTGGAACCACAATTGAAGAAAATCGATCTGCCTACTCTGATATTGACCGGAGATGAAGACCAGCCATGCGTTGAGCCCGGTATTTTTATGAAACAGAACATGCTTAACTCAGGTCTGGTAGTTTTCCCGAAGTCCGGCCATACCATCAATGTAGAGGAGCCTGAGCTTTTCAACTGGTCACTGCTCGATTTTCTGACCTCAGTCGATGCGGAAAGCTGGTGA
- a CDS encoding FAD-dependent oxidoreductase — MAMRVEPEVCVACEACIPYCPMEAISIQENHAVIDQDECVDCCLCQHAQSCPGLFKTPCSQSCPAGIDVPRYIQFIADGKPDEALAVIREKIPFPAICGFVCFHPCEARCARGRFDDSIAIRMLKRFAWEHGNGMWKGKSKAAPTSGKRVAVIGSGPAGLTAAYYLAKRGHSVTVYEALPEPGGMMLWGIPEYRLPRDAIRSEIKEIEDTGVEIKTNSRVDSIDRLFEEGYNAVFVAIGAHQGTRMGIEGEDNPQVMEAIDFLRKVKCGDAIAVGNSVAVIGGGNSAIDAARTALRLGAKEVTVFYRRSETEMPATDEEVQEALTEGVKFHYLAAPSRISSRGGKAELEFVRTELGAPDDSGRPRPMPIKGSEFSMSFDTVIAAVGQLPEIPRQFDLAIGPSSVIEVDPKTLATSKAGVFAGGDAVTGPASIIRAIAAGRKAAISMDRYLGGNGYIHEVLAPSEAGGAPRDESEEKRRPTTPTLRVEQRLGGFSQVELGYSKEMAIEEAQRCLRCDLKERECLIFEPSDWPRSLRNHFSEPGVPHKSTGIAGRGTEEMKTNDVTGRFKRGWVGLGIDVGRPGIGARMRDVDTLTRALAKLKVQFEDNNPITKMMVDTSTGKLREDILNEKVMSCVVEAVFPIERLEEVLSSLREATRKINTVVSVCNINRAEPDGSYPLRKKLDELGIPYYINGKQNAGLGRPLADV; from the coding sequence ATGGCAATGAGAGTTGAACCCGAAGTCTGTGTTGCATGCGAAGCGTGTATACCCTACTGCCCGATGGAGGCAATCAGCATCCAGGAGAACCATGCCGTCATCGACCAAGATGAATGCGTGGACTGCTGCTTATGTCAGCATGCGCAAAGTTGCCCCGGCCTCTTTAAAACCCCGTGCAGCCAATCCTGTCCAGCAGGTATTGATGTGCCGCGCTATATCCAGTTCATCGCTGACGGGAAACCCGATGAGGCACTGGCAGTCATCCGGGAAAAAATACCCTTCCCTGCCATTTGCGGATTCGTCTGTTTTCACCCCTGTGAAGCGCGGTGTGCTCGAGGGCGGTTTGATGATTCGATTGCTATCAGGATGCTGAAGAGGTTCGCCTGGGAGCATGGCAACGGCATGTGGAAGGGAAAGAGCAAGGCCGCCCCAACCTCTGGAAAGCGAGTCGCCGTCATCGGTTCGGGGCCGGCCGGGTTGACTGCTGCCTATTATCTGGCCAAGCGCGGGCATTCAGTAACGGTATACGAGGCCTTACCCGAGCCAGGTGGGATGATGCTGTGGGGCATACCTGAATATCGGCTGCCCAGGGACGCCATCAGGTCGGAGATAAAAGAGATAGAAGATACCGGTGTGGAGATAAAGACAAATAGCCGGGTTGACTCGATAGACAGGCTATTTGAGGAGGGCTATAACGCTGTCTTCGTCGCCATCGGGGCACACCAGGGTACCCGGATGGGTATTGAGGGGGAGGACAATCCCCAGGTGATGGAGGCCATCGACTTTCTGAGAAAGGTCAAGTGTGGTGATGCGATAGCGGTGGGGAATAGCGTTGCCGTTATCGGTGGTGGCAATTCCGCTATCGATGCGGCGCGAACTGCGCTTCGCCTCGGGGCAAAGGAAGTAACTGTCTTCTACCGCCGTTCGGAGACAGAGATGCCGGCCACCGATGAGGAAGTCCAGGAAGCGCTTACTGAGGGAGTAAAATTTCACTATTTAGCGGCACCCTCAAGGATATCCAGCCGGGGTGGGAAGGCGGAGCTGGAGTTTGTCCGCACCGAATTGGGGGCCCCTGATGACAGCGGCCGGCCGAGACCGATGCCAATCAAGGGCAGTGAGTTCTCCATGAGTTTTGATACCGTCATTGCCGCTGTCGGCCAGCTTCCGGAGATCCCCCGACAGTTCGATTTAGCTATTGGCCCGAGCAGCGTCATCGAGGTCGACCCCAAGACCCTCGCCACCTCCAAAGCAGGGGTCTTCGCCGGAGGCGATGCGGTAACCGGGCCGGCTTCAATCATCAGAGCAATTGCGGCCGGAAGGAAGGCGGCCATCTCTATGGACCGGTACCTGGGAGGTAACGGGTATATTCACGAGGTACTGGCACCATCGGAGGCAGGAGGCGCCCCGCGCGACGAAAGTGAAGAGAAGCGGCGGCCAACTACGCCTACCCTTCGAGTCGAGCAGCGGCTCGGTGGATTCAGTCAGGTAGAGCTTGGCTACAGTAAGGAGATGGCCATCGAGGAAGCACAGCGATGCCTGCGATGCGACCTGAAAGAGCGAGAATGCCTTATCTTTGAACCGTCAGACTGGCCGCGCTCCTTACGCAACCATTTCTCCGAACCGGGAGTCCCGCATAAATCGACCGGCATTGCCGGACGCGGTACGGAAGAGATGAAAACCAACGACGTTACCGGAAGGTTTAAGCGGGGATGGGTCGGTTTAGGTATCGATGTCGGCCGCCCGGGTATCGGTGCCCGCATGCGAGACGTCGATACGTTGACCCGGGCGCTGGCGAAACTGAAAGTACAGTTCGAAGACAACAATCCGATTACCAAGATGATGGTGGATACAAGCACGGGGAAATTGAGAGAGGACATATTGAATGAAAAAGTGATGTCCTGCGTCGTTGAGGCGGTATTTCCTATAGAAAGACTGGAAGAGGTGCTCAGCAGCCTGAGGGAAGCAACCAGGAAAATAAACACCGTGGTGAGTGTTTGCAATATCAACCGGGCTGAACCGGATGGCTCTTACCCGCTGAGAAAGAAACTGGATGAGCTGGGCATCCCCTACTATATCAATGGAAAACAGAATGCCGGGCTGGGAAGGCCCCTGGCTGATGTATAA
- a CDS encoding 4-hydroxythreonine-4-phosphate dehydrogenase PdxA gives MKNEDKPIIAVVCGDIVGIGPEIVAKVIIEGPPDSCRLLIAEDAEVLRAAFDVLGARFDLPVFDNIEEAVKSDAPVTVLDLAQGNKDLLFLGHPDTETGELQAKALVKASLLAVDGWVDGVAYGPITKETLHIGDKHYVEEEDVLREVLKSPDLKGIGKLEGVYRYTMIEHVPMRELADLVTKERILKSIHALNEALLSYGLESPHIAVSALNPHAGDGGLIGHEEADEIAPAIEQAKAEGIDASGPVPGDTVYVRALQGEFDGVVSMYHDQALAAMKAAGFGKIVIILAHCPIVITTPSHGSAFNIAGKGIADHKNMLNAIEVAAGLAQRRKQAEK, from the coding sequence ATGAAAAATGAAGATAAACCCATCATTGCCGTTGTCTGCGGTGACATCGTCGGCATCGGCCCGGAAATCGTGGCCAAGGTCATCATCGAGGGCCCGCCGGATAGCTGCCGTTTGTTGATTGCCGAGGACGCCGAGGTGCTGCGTGCCGCATTTGATGTTTTGGGCGCACGCTTTGACCTGCCGGTATTTGACAACATTGAGGAAGCGGTGAAAAGCGATGCTCCGGTGACGGTCCTTGACCTTGCCCAGGGGAACAAAGACCTGCTGTTTCTGGGGCATCCCGATACGGAAACCGGAGAGCTGCAGGCAAAAGCTCTGGTGAAAGCGTCCCTGCTCGCTGTGGACGGGTGGGTGGATGGCGTAGCCTACGGCCCCATAACCAAGGAGACACTCCATATCGGCGATAAACACTACGTTGAAGAGGAAGATGTTCTTCGGGAGGTGCTCAAATCCCCAGATTTGAAGGGTATTGGCAAACTGGAAGGGGTCTACCGTTATACCATGATTGAGCATGTACCCATGAGAGAACTGGCCGACCTTGTTACCAAAGAGCGCATTTTAAAGTCGATTCATGCCTTAAACGAGGCTTTGCTCTCCTATGGACTGGAGTCCCCGCATATTGCCGTGTCCGCATTAAACCCTCATGCTGGAGATGGCGGCTTAATCGGGCACGAGGAGGCAGATGAAATCGCACCTGCCATAGAGCAAGCGAAGGCAGAGGGCATCGACGCCTCGGGGCCGGTCCCCGGCGATACCGTTTACGTGCGTGCCCTTCAGGGTGAGTTCGACGGCGTGGTCAGCATGTACCATGACCAGGCGCTTGCCGCCATGAAGGCCGCCGGGTTCGGCAAGATAGTTATCATTCTCGCTCACTGTCCAATCGTCATTACCACACCCAGCCACGGTTCGGCCTTCAACATAGCGGGGAAGGGCATCGCCGACCATAAGAATATGCTCAATGCCATAGAGGTGGCTGCGGGTCTCGCTCAGCGCAGGAAGCAGGCTGAAAAATAA
- a CDS encoding flavin reductase family protein → MGKVQTGPQRFNYLMPVVLVGTTINDRPNFMTVASCGEVCAEPPMVSVAIRRHRYTHGGIRQHMTFSVNIPSMEQVKEADFCGITTGAKVDKAARCKFKVFYGKLRDAPLIEQCPVNLGCRVIQIINLGSHTLFIGSIEETHVSESVLVNGKPTINSIQPFIYSMVPSTTYYQLGEEMARAFSIGKELK, encoded by the coding sequence ATGGGCAAAGTGCAAACAGGACCTCAGAGGTTTAATTACCTTATGCCGGTTGTTCTTGTCGGTACCACCATCAACGACAGGCCGAATTTCATGACTGTTGCTTCATGCGGCGAGGTCTGCGCGGAACCTCCCATGGTCTCGGTAGCCATTCGCCGTCATCGTTACACGCACGGGGGTATCAGACAGCACATGACCTTTTCGGTTAATATCCCCTCCATGGAGCAGGTTAAGGAGGCCGATTTTTGCGGTATCACCACCGGCGCCAAAGTCGATAAAGCGGCTCGCTGCAAGTTCAAAGTATTTTACGGCAAATTGCGTGATGCTCCTCTCATAGAGCAGTGCCCGGTTAATCTGGGATGCAGAGTTATCCAGATTATTAATTTGGGCAGTCACACGCTTTTTATCGGAAGCATTGAAGAAACACACGTTTCAGAGAGCGTTCTGGTGAACGGGAAGCCGACTATCAATAGCATTCAGCCATTTATTTATTCAATGGTGCCGAGCACAACGTATTACCAACTAGGGGAGGAGATGGCCCGAGCATTCAGTATAGGAAAAGAGCTCAAGTAA
- a CDS encoding VOC family protein, giving the protein MNQSFTNVQSIGRGSGGRKIVDIDLGGVPVRISNGTGADGAWDGLRLGLHHLGFMVNDMEEAFQALQSKGVEFVVKPTQPRPGVKTAFIRAPNDVLIELVEVAH; this is encoded by the coding sequence ATGAATCAATCATTTACGAATGTGCAATCAATTGGAAGGGGGAGCGGTGGTCGGAAAATAGTTGACATTGACCTTGGTGGGGTCCCAGTTCGAATTTCGAATGGTACCGGCGCGGACGGTGCCTGGGATGGCCTCCGGCTTGGATTACATCACCTCGGCTTCATGGTCAACGATATGGAAGAGGCCTTCCAAGCTTTGCAGTCCAAAGGCGTGGAGTTCGTTGTGAAGCCCACACAACCTCGTCCCGGGGTGAAAACGGCCTTCATCAGGGCCCCAAATGATGTCTTGATAGAGCTCGTTGAGGTAGCGCACTAA
- a CDS encoding nitroreductase family protein, which translates to MELKEAIRKRQSVRDYEDKQIPEEKLTRILEAARLAPSASNRQPWKFIVVKERKRRQELAQAANGQAFVGEAPIIIVAVATNVEHIMPCGVPSHAVDLAIAVDHMTLAAVDEGLGTCWIGAFSQQRVREILGIPEKYRVVTLLPLGFPRREKEMKVRKALEEIICYETFKQ; encoded by the coding sequence ATGGAATTAAAAGAAGCTATTAGGAAAAGACAAAGTGTCAGAGACTATGAAGATAAACAGATACCTGAAGAGAAGTTAACGAGAATACTTGAGGCAGCTCGTTTAGCTCCCTCAGCCAGCAATCGGCAACCCTGGAAATTTATTGTAGTAAAAGAGCGCAAACGACGTCAGGAATTAGCACAGGCAGCAAACGGCCAGGCTTTCGTTGGTGAGGCGCCCATAATTATTGTTGCCGTGGCTACAAATGTCGAACATATTATGCCCTGTGGTGTTCCAAGCCATGCTGTTGATTTGGCCATAGCAGTAGACCATATGACCCTCGCAGCGGTAGATGAAGGACTGGGAACTTGCTGGATTGGTGCTTTTTCTCAGCAAAGAGTAAGAGAAATCCTCGGAATTCCAGAGAAATATCGAGTCGTTACTCTTCTTCCTTTAGGTTTCCCAAGGCGAGAAAAGGAAATGAAAGTGCGTAAAGCGCTTGAGGAAATCATCTGTTATGAAACTTTCAAACAATAA
- a CDS encoding TRAP transporter small permease subunit, protein MRKILRIIDSVNEWAGAISSWLLLILIVVILWEVIARYVFNAPTTWGFNSFRMISGALIVFGWAYAQRYNSHIRVDILYTRFSPRKKALIDVAGTGLLFLPLFGTFIVLAWHSVLRAYMFYMTHYQGSIPTSLLYLTIIFIGLCLFFLQFLARFVRDFHILFKGETQ, encoded by the coding sequence ATGAGAAAGATACTGCGTATTATTGACTCAGTTAATGAATGGGCAGGAGCCATATCGAGCTGGCTTCTGCTGATACTAATAGTCGTAATCCTGTGGGAAGTCATAGCCAGATACGTATTCAATGCACCAACAACCTGGGGCTTCAATTCTTTCCGCATGATTAGTGGCGCCCTTATTGTGTTCGGTTGGGCCTATGCACAACGATATAATTCGCACATCAGGGTGGACATTCTCTACACTCGCTTCTCCCCCCGAAAGAAGGCCTTAATCGATGTCGCCGGCACCGGGTTACTCTTTTTACCCCTGTTTGGAACTTTTATAGTACTGGCCTGGCACTCAGTTCTTCGTGCTTACATGTTTTATATGACGCATTACCAGGGCAGTATCCCCACCAGTCTGCTCTACCTAACAATAATCTTTATCGGATTGTGTCTCTTCTTCCTTCAGTTCCTCGCCCGATTTGTTCGCGACTTCCATATTCTTTTCAAAGGTGAAACGCAGTGA
- a CDS encoding TRAP transporter large permease subunit produces the protein MIEISPEILTVVFLLAIFLGVLTGYHVALVLIGVGTVMGYFTVGPNVVHLLYMRASSMILNYNMIAIPLFTFMGVMLSRSDIADRLYGALHLLMGRLRGGLALSTVILGTIVAAGLGVVQASVSMLTTVSLGPMVRRGYSKELACGAICAGGTLGILIPPSIMLVVLGMTAAVSIGRLFFGAFIPGFILSGLYLAYIVVRSWLQPQIAPEAPMEERQISFARKMTLLFVSIIPPVAIMVSVLGTIFFGVATVYEAAGVGAAASILITVAYRKFSWNLLKHAMRETLRVTGFVMLITACANAAVGVFVYFGGKEVIENMVLALPLGPWGAFAAIMLVTFILGMFMDWISIILIIVSILIPIAPMLGFDPVWFALMICVNLQMSFMTPPLAQSIFVCQGSADPELGVTNIDIIRGVIPFIFLVMVGLGLFVLFPQLMLWLPSKMIG, from the coding sequence GTGATTGAAATATCCCCCGAGATTCTGACGGTAGTATTTCTCCTGGCGATATTTCTTGGCGTGCTCACCGGCTATCATGTCGCTCTGGTACTTATCGGCGTTGGAACTGTAATGGGTTACTTTACCGTGGGTCCAAATGTTGTCCATTTACTGTACATGCGCGCCAGCTCTATGATATTGAATTACAATATGATAGCCATACCTCTCTTTACCTTCATGGGCGTCATGCTTTCCCGCTCAGACATAGCCGATAGGCTATATGGTGCTTTACACCTGTTGATGGGGCGCCTGAGGGGAGGACTGGCACTAAGCACAGTAATACTGGGCACCATTGTTGCTGCTGGTCTGGGCGTGGTTCAGGCTTCAGTGAGCATGTTGACCACCGTCTCACTTGGCCCCATGGTAAGAAGAGGTTACAGCAAGGAACTGGCCTGCGGCGCAATCTGTGCCGGCGGGACTCTGGGTATCCTTATTCCCCCCAGCATCATGCTGGTAGTCCTGGGGATGACGGCCGCAGTATCCATCGGCAGGTTATTTTTTGGCGCCTTTATCCCTGGCTTTATCCTCTCCGGTTTATATCTGGCCTACATTGTCGTCCGCTCCTGGCTTCAGCCACAAATAGCACCCGAGGCTCCCATGGAAGAAAGACAAATCTCCTTCGCCAGGAAAATGACTCTGCTTTTCGTCTCGATAATACCACCTGTAGCCATTATGGTATCAGTGCTGGGGACGATATTCTTCGGTGTGGCTACTGTCTACGAAGCAGCCGGGGTCGGGGCGGCAGCGTCGATTCTCATTACTGTTGCCTACCGCAAGTTCAGCTGGAATTTGCTGAAACACGCCATGCGCGAGACATTAAGGGTGACCGGCTTTGTCATGCTCATCACCGCCTGTGCCAATGCAGCGGTGGGCGTGTTTGTATACTTCGGTGGTAAAGAAGTCATCGAGAACATGGTTCTGGCATTGCCTCTTGGACCATGGGGCGCTTTTGCGGCCATAATGCTGGTGACCTTCATTCTGGGCATGTTTATGGACTGGATATCGATTATCCTCATCATTGTTTCGATACTGATACCCATCGCACCGATGCTGGGATTCGACCCGGTATGGTTTGCCCTGATGATATGCGTAAATCTGCAGATGTCATTTATGACTCCTCCTCTTGCCCAGTCCATATTCGTCTGCCAAGGCAGTGCCGACCCAGAACTGGGAGTGACCAACATTGATATAATCCGGGGAGTAATTCCCTTTATTTTCCTGGTAATGGTGGGGCTGGGTTTGTTCGTCTTATTCCCTCAGTTAATGCTGTGGCTCCCCAGTAAAATGATTGGATAG
- a CDS encoding metal-dependent hydrolase: MSTTLKYYGISFFEIEAQGRKILVDPCITANRLCPLKVKDIGQADIILVTHGAKDHMGDAIDLQKATNATLVCDPAVKVHAIRNGVEKDKVTSMLWGDLIHIDEVSIQAVECRHISFLASGDTHLSGLPLSFIIYPEEGTRIYNVGDSALFSDMKLIGELYQPNIALVPVGGSPELTGGWAHLPPREASLCVQWVRPEIVIPTHFDPDSDEGEQFAGRVRELVPGTRVELLKPGESFVFKGNK; encoded by the coding sequence ATGTCAACGACACTCAAATATTACGGTATTTCATTCTTTGAAATAGAGGCGCAGGGGCGCAAAATACTGGTAGACCCCTGCATAACGGCAAATCGCCTTTGTCCGCTCAAAGTTAAAGACATTGGCCAGGCAGACATCATATTGGTCACCCATGGCGCTAAAGACCATATGGGTGACGCAATCGATTTACAGAAGGCGACCAACGCTACCCTTGTGTGCGACCCTGCGGTAAAAGTGCACGCAATAAGAAATGGCGTTGAAAAAGACAAGGTAACCAGCATGCTCTGGGGTGACTTAATACATATTGACGAAGTCAGTATCCAGGCTGTTGAATGCCGGCACATATCTTTCCTTGCTTCTGGAGATACACACCTATCGGGATTGCCGCTCAGTTTTATTATCTATCCAGAGGAAGGCACCAGGATTTACAACGTTGGAGACTCGGCGCTTTTCAGCGATATGAAATTAATCGGAGAACTATATCAACCCAATATCGCTCTCGTTCCGGTGGGCGGCTCTCCTGAGCTAACCGGAGGGTGGGCCCATCTGCCGCCACGCGAAGCATCCTTATGTGTCCAATGGGTAAGGCCAGAGATTGTTATCCCCACACATTTTGACCCTGATTCCGATGAAGGCGAGCAGTTTGCCGGCAGGGTGAGAGAGCTTGTACCGGGTACCAGGGTCGAGCTCTTGAAGCCAGGGGAATCCTTCGTATTCAAGGGCAATAAGTAA
- a CDS encoding creatininase family protein gives MVNKFLYGEMTWPEVRDVAKENRVALVPVATIEDHGPHLPVDTDVRLCWEVCKRTGELVPDDVVIVPPVVHGYSPHHMDFPGSLSINPETFINYVLDICKSLVHHGFRRILIANGHGSNAHLLDSVARRIVIETDGQVLCCARFYFSSTRYAEVSSQILEEAPNTGGHADEFETSIYLALRPDLVDMSKAVKELRSPSLSIETGASSAMPDLWPYWSTHTRSGIMGDATLASKEKGEKLLEAAASGLANIVKELRKREIPQRVDHHI, from the coding sequence ATGGTCAATAAGTTCCTTTACGGTGAGATGACGTGGCCGGAGGTTCGTGACGTTGCCAAAGAAAATAGAGTGGCCCTTGTACCCGTCGCCACCATTGAGGACCACGGCCCCCATTTACCGGTAGACACGGATGTCCGTCTTTGCTGGGAGGTATGCAAGAGAACCGGAGAGCTTGTACCCGATGACGTCGTCATAGTACCTCCGGTTGTGCATGGATATAGCCCTCATCATATGGACTTTCCCGGCTCGCTCAGTATCAATCCCGAAACCTTTATCAACTATGTGCTGGATATATGTAAATCTCTGGTTCACCACGGCTTCAGGCGAATCCTGATTGCCAACGGGCACGGGAGCAACGCCCACCTGCTCGACAGCGTAGCGCGCCGAATAGTGATTGAAACGGATGGGCAGGTACTCTGCTGTGCCCGGTTCTATTTCTCCTCAACCAGATACGCTGAAGTCAGCAGCCAAATCCTCGAGGAAGCTCCAAACACCGGAGGCCACGCTGATGAATTCGAAACGTCTATTTATCTGGCACTGAGGCCAGACCTGGTTGACATGAGCAAAGCGGTCAAAGAACTGCGGTCGCCTTCCCTGAGTATAGAGACAGGGGCTTCCAGCGCCATGCCCGACCTGTGGCCCTACTGGAGTACTCACACCCGGTCGGGCATAATGGGCGACGCCACTCTGGCCAGTAAGGAAAAAGGTGAAAAACTCCTAGAGGCAGCGGCTTCCGGGCTGGCCAATATTGTGAAGGAGCTCAGGAAAAGAGAGATTCCCCAAAGAGTTGACCACCATATTTGA